From a region of the Syngnathus typhle isolate RoL2023-S1 ecotype Sweden linkage group LG12, RoL_Styp_1.0, whole genome shotgun sequence genome:
- the add1 gene encoding alpha-adducin isoform X15, with translation MNGDSGAGVVTAHPPATAPHKERYFDRAVDESSPEYQRERNMAPALRQDFNMMEQKKRVSMILQSPVFCDELESMIQDQLKKGKTPTSLLALQQIADFMTTSMPAMCPAAPQGGMAALNMSLGMVTPVNDLRGSDSISYDKGEKLLRCKLAAFYRLTDLFGWSQLIYNHLTVRVSSEEDRFLICPFGLLYSEVTASSLVKIDLSGDIVDRGSTNLGVNGAGFNLHAAVYAARPDVKCVVHIHTAAGAAVSAMKCGLLPISPEALALGEVAYHDYQGIVVDEEERVDIQKNLGKNAKVLILRNHGLLSVGETVEEAFYYIHNLVNACEIQVRTLASAGGPDNLVMLDPSKYKSRPRVPEPAGDGSTAQPKWLVGEQEFEALMRMLDNLGYRTGYPYRCPALRDKGKKYSDAESAHLAGYTYGEDSDSGARSPMKHSFQRGQRDKTRWLNAGGRPDEPGEDGPDGGSPKSKPKVWTNITHDHVKPLLQSLSSGVCVPSCITNCLWTKEDGMRQAAVANQFIPLNTNPKEVLEMRNKIREQNLQDIKTAGPQSQVLCVGSVVERNFQQDAPLSDCTDTIDGLDASEGSYSPARSIRKGELVTASKAIIEKEYQPKVIVSKQGPNPFNKLTDQELDEYRREVELKQKGPEDQELEEPEEEAKDPKATCTPPSTPVRAEEGDGNAKEYLLP, from the exons ATGAACGGCGACTCAGGTGCCGGTGTGGTGACGGCCCACCCTCCCGCCACCGCCCCCCACAAGGAGCGCTACTTTGACCGGGCGGTGGACGAGAGCAGCCCCGAGTACCAGCGGGAAAGAAACATGGCGCCCGCCCTGCGCCAGGACTTCAACATGATGGAACAGAAGAAGCGAGTCTCCATGATCCTCCAGAGCCCG GTGTTCTGCGACGAGCTGGAGTCCATGATCCAAGATCAACTGAAGAAAGGCAAGACACCCACCAGCCTGCTGGCCCTGCAGCAGATTGCCGACTTCATGACCACCAGCATGCCCGCCATGTGTCCTGCTGCGCCGCAGGGGGGTATGGCAGCGCTCAACATGA GTTTGGGCATGGTCACACCGGTGAACGATTTACGTGGATCGGATTCTATCTCGTATGACAAAGGCGAGAAGCTCCTCAGGTGCAAGCTGGCAGCGTTCTACCGGCTCACTGACCTGTTTGGCTGGTCGCAACTCATTTACAACCATCTCACA GTAAGGGTGAGCTCCGAGGAAGATCGATTCCTCATTTGCCCTTTTGGGCTCCTGTATAGTGAAGTCACCGCATCCAGCCTG GTGAAGATAGATTTGTCAGGTGACATCGTAGATCGGGGAAGCACTAACCTCGGCGTCAATGGCGCCGGCTTCAATCTGCACGCTGCCGTCTATGCTGCGCGGCCGGACGTCAAGTGCGTCGTCCATATACACACGGCTGCTGGCGCAGCG GTGTCGGCCATGAAATGCGGCCTGCTACCCATCTCACCTGAGGCTCTTGCCCTCGGTGAGGTGGCCTACCATGACTACCAAGGCATAGTGGTGGATGAGGAGGAACGAGTTGACATTCAGAAGAACTTGGGCAAAAATGCTAAG GTGCTCATCTTAAGGAACCACGGTTTGTTATCAGTTGGCGAAACTGTGGAGGAAGCTTTCTATTACATCCACAACCTGGTCAACGCATGTGAGATTCAG GTGCGAACACTGGCCAGCGCTGGAGGCCCAGATAACCTGGTGATGCTTGACCCAAGCAAGTACAAGTCCCGTCCTCGCGTTCCCGAGCCTGCCGGCGACGGGTCCACCGCCCAGCCCAAGTGGCTAGTAGGGGAGCAAGAGTTTGAGGCTCTCATGCGAATGCTCGACAACCTG GGCTATCGGACCGGCTACCCTTACCGTTGTCCGGCATTACGAGACAAAGGTAAAAAGTACAGTGACGCGGAGAGCGCTCACTTGGCCGGTTACACTTACGGCGAGGACAGCGACTCGGGCGCTCGCTCCCCAATGAAACACAGCTTCCAGCGCGGCCAGCGCGACAAGACCCGTTGGCTCAATGCCGGCGGTCGGCCCGACGAGCCCGGCGAGGACGGGCCCGACGGCGGAAGCCCCAAGTCGAAGCCTAAGGTGTGGACGAACATAACACACGATCACGTCAAACCCTTGCTGCAGTCTCTCTCGTCCGGTGTCTGCGTGCCAAGCTGTATAACCAACTGCTTG TGGACTAAAGAGGATGGAATGCGACAGGCCGCCGTGGCCAATCAGTTCATCCCGTTGAACACCAATCCCAAAGAAGTGCTGGAAATGAGGAATAAG ATCCGCGAGCAGAATCTGCAGGACATTAAGACTGCCGGACCTCAGTCTCAGGTTCTGTGCGTTGGCTCAGTGGTGGAGCGCAACTTTCAGCAG GACGCCCCTCTGTCTGACTGTACAGACACTATTGACGGCCTCGATGCCTCGGAGGGGTCCTATAGTCCTGCTAGATCTATTAGAAAG GGAGAACTGGTGACCGCGTCCAAGGCCATCATTGAGAAGGAGTACCAGCCCAAGGTGATTGTCAGCAAGCAGGGGCCCAACCCCTTCAACAAGCTCACCGACCAAGAGCTGGACGAGTATCGTCGAGAGGTAGAGCTGAAGCAGAAAGGACCTGAAG ATCAAGAGTTGGAGGAACCAGAGGAAGAGGCCAAAGACCCAAAGGCCACCTGTACACCACCCAGCACTCCAGTCAGGGCAGAGGAAG GAGATGGAAATGCAAAAGAGTACCTGTTACCATA A
- the add1 gene encoding alpha-adducin isoform X2, with translation MNGDSGAGVVTAHPPATAPHKERYFDRAVDESSPEYQRERNMAPALRQDFNMMEQKKRVSMILQSPVFCDELESMIQDQLKKGKTPTSLLALQQIADFMTTSMPAMCPAAPQGGMAALNMSLGMVTPVNDLRGSDSISYDKGEKLLRCKLAAFYRLTDLFGWSQLIYNHLTVRVSSEEDRFLICPFGLLYSEVTASSLVKIDLSGDIVDRGSTNLGVNGAGFNLHAAVYAARPDVKCVVHIHTAAGAAVSAMKCGLLPISPEALALGEVAYHDYQGIVVDEEERVDIQKNLGKNAKVLILRNHGLLSVGETVEEAFYYIHNLVNACEIQVRTLASAGGPDNLVMLDPSKYKSRPRVPEPAGDGSTAQPKWLVGEQEFEALMRMLDNLGYRTGYPYRCPALRDKGKKYSDAESAHLAGYTYGEDSDSGARSPMKHSFQRGQRDKTRWLNAGGRPDEPGEDGPDGGSPKSKPKVWTNITHDHVKPLLQSLSSGVCVPSCITNCLWTKEDGMRQAAVANQFIPLNTNPKEVLEMRNKIREQNLQDIKTAGPQSQVLCVGSVVERNFQQDAPLSDCTDTIDGLDASEGSYSPARSIRKGELVTASKAIIEKEYQPKVIVSKQGPNPFNKLTDQELDEYRREVELKQKGPEVQDEGDCKAALSSELESVLTVEAPVPPPVLSEPGTATASGQGPPPLGLVDAVHPDSPHKEFHCAVLRALSKEPMEANQAEDQELEEPEEEAKDPKATCTPPSTPVRAEEDASFTRVEMIKGMALIKILLFK, from the exons ATGAACGGCGACTCAGGTGCCGGTGTGGTGACGGCCCACCCTCCCGCCACCGCCCCCCACAAGGAGCGCTACTTTGACCGGGCGGTGGACGAGAGCAGCCCCGAGTACCAGCGGGAAAGAAACATGGCGCCCGCCCTGCGCCAGGACTTCAACATGATGGAACAGAAGAAGCGAGTCTCCATGATCCTCCAGAGCCCG GTGTTCTGCGACGAGCTGGAGTCCATGATCCAAGATCAACTGAAGAAAGGCAAGACACCCACCAGCCTGCTGGCCCTGCAGCAGATTGCCGACTTCATGACCACCAGCATGCCCGCCATGTGTCCTGCTGCGCCGCAGGGGGGTATGGCAGCGCTCAACATGA GTTTGGGCATGGTCACACCGGTGAACGATTTACGTGGATCGGATTCTATCTCGTATGACAAAGGCGAGAAGCTCCTCAGGTGCAAGCTGGCAGCGTTCTACCGGCTCACTGACCTGTTTGGCTGGTCGCAACTCATTTACAACCATCTCACA GTAAGGGTGAGCTCCGAGGAAGATCGATTCCTCATTTGCCCTTTTGGGCTCCTGTATAGTGAAGTCACCGCATCCAGCCTG GTGAAGATAGATTTGTCAGGTGACATCGTAGATCGGGGAAGCACTAACCTCGGCGTCAATGGCGCCGGCTTCAATCTGCACGCTGCCGTCTATGCTGCGCGGCCGGACGTCAAGTGCGTCGTCCATATACACACGGCTGCTGGCGCAGCG GTGTCGGCCATGAAATGCGGCCTGCTACCCATCTCACCTGAGGCTCTTGCCCTCGGTGAGGTGGCCTACCATGACTACCAAGGCATAGTGGTGGATGAGGAGGAACGAGTTGACATTCAGAAGAACTTGGGCAAAAATGCTAAG GTGCTCATCTTAAGGAACCACGGTTTGTTATCAGTTGGCGAAACTGTGGAGGAAGCTTTCTATTACATCCACAACCTGGTCAACGCATGTGAGATTCAG GTGCGAACACTGGCCAGCGCTGGAGGCCCAGATAACCTGGTGATGCTTGACCCAAGCAAGTACAAGTCCCGTCCTCGCGTTCCCGAGCCTGCCGGCGACGGGTCCACCGCCCAGCCCAAGTGGCTAGTAGGGGAGCAAGAGTTTGAGGCTCTCATGCGAATGCTCGACAACCTG GGCTATCGGACCGGCTACCCTTACCGTTGTCCGGCATTACGAGACAAAGGTAAAAAGTACAGTGACGCGGAGAGCGCTCACTTGGCCGGTTACACTTACGGCGAGGACAGCGACTCGGGCGCTCGCTCCCCAATGAAACACAGCTTCCAGCGCGGCCAGCGCGACAAGACCCGTTGGCTCAATGCCGGCGGTCGGCCCGACGAGCCCGGCGAGGACGGGCCCGACGGCGGAAGCCCCAAGTCGAAGCCTAAGGTGTGGACGAACATAACACACGATCACGTCAAACCCTTGCTGCAGTCTCTCTCGTCCGGTGTCTGCGTGCCAAGCTGTATAACCAACTGCTTG TGGACTAAAGAGGATGGAATGCGACAGGCCGCCGTGGCCAATCAGTTCATCCCGTTGAACACCAATCCCAAAGAAGTGCTGGAAATGAGGAATAAG ATCCGCGAGCAGAATCTGCAGGACATTAAGACTGCCGGACCTCAGTCTCAGGTTCTGTGCGTTGGCTCAGTGGTGGAGCGCAACTTTCAGCAG GACGCCCCTCTGTCTGACTGTACAGACACTATTGACGGCCTCGATGCCTCGGAGGGGTCCTATAGTCCTGCTAGATCTATTAGAAAG GGAGAACTGGTGACCGCGTCCAAGGCCATCATTGAGAAGGAGTACCAGCCCAAGGTGATTGTCAGCAAGCAGGGGCCCAACCCCTTCAACAAGCTCACCGACCAAGAGCTGGACGAGTATCGTCGAGAGGTAGAGCTGAAGCAGAAAGGACCTGAAG TGCAGGATGAAGGTGATTGCAAGGCCGCACTCTCCTCCGAGCTGGAAAGCGTGCTGACGGTCGAAGCCCCAGTTCCCCCTCCCGTGTTATCTGAACCCGGCACGGCAACAGCCTCCGGGCAGGGGCCCCCGCCCCTTGGCCTTGTGGATGCAGTCCACCCGGACTCTCCTCATAAGGAGTTCCACTGCGCCGTGCTGCGAGCCCTCAGCAAGGAGCCGATGGAGGCGAATCAGGCTGAAG ATCAAGAGTTGGAGGAACCAGAGGAAGAGGCCAAAGACCCAAAGGCCACCTGTACACCACCCAGCACTCCAGTCAGGGCAGAGGAAG ATGCCTCCTTCACCAG GGTGGAAATGATCAAAGGAATGGCACTTATTAAGATTTTGCTGTTTAAATAA
- the add1 gene encoding alpha-adducin isoform X13, producing MNGDSGAGVVTAHPPATAPHKERYFDRAVDESSPEYQRERNMAPALRQDFNMMEQKKRVSMILQSPVFCDELESMIQDQLKKGKTPTSLLALQQIADFMTTSMPAMCPAAPQGGMAALNMSLGMVTPVNDLRGSDSISYDKGEKLLRCKLAAFYRLTDLFGWSQLIYNHLTVRVSSEEDRFLICPFGLLYSEVTASSLVKIDLSGDIVDRGSTNLGVNGAGFNLHAAVYAARPDVKCVVHIHTAAGAAVSAMKCGLLPISPEALALGEVAYHDYQGIVVDEEERVDIQKNLGKNAKVLILRNHGLLSVGETVEEAFYYIHNLVNACEIQVRTLASAGGPDNLVMLDPSKYKSRPRVPEPAGDGSTAQPKWLVGEQEFEALMRMLDNLGYRTGYPYRCPALRDKGKKYSDAESAHLAGYTYGEDSDSGARSPMKHSFQRGQRDKTRWLNAGGRPDEPGEDGPDGGSPKSKPKVWTNITHDHVKPLLQSLSSGVCVPSCITNCLWTKEDGMRQAAVANQFIPLNTNPKEVLEMRNKIREQNLQDIKTAGPQSQVLCVGSVVERNFQQDAPLSDCTDTIDGLDASEGSYSPARSIRKGELVTASKAIIEKEYQPKVIVSKQGPNPFNKLTDQELDEYRREVELKQKGPEDQELEEPEEEAKDPKATCTPPSTPVRAEEDASFTRVEMIKGMALIKILLFK from the exons ATGAACGGCGACTCAGGTGCCGGTGTGGTGACGGCCCACCCTCCCGCCACCGCCCCCCACAAGGAGCGCTACTTTGACCGGGCGGTGGACGAGAGCAGCCCCGAGTACCAGCGGGAAAGAAACATGGCGCCCGCCCTGCGCCAGGACTTCAACATGATGGAACAGAAGAAGCGAGTCTCCATGATCCTCCAGAGCCCG GTGTTCTGCGACGAGCTGGAGTCCATGATCCAAGATCAACTGAAGAAAGGCAAGACACCCACCAGCCTGCTGGCCCTGCAGCAGATTGCCGACTTCATGACCACCAGCATGCCCGCCATGTGTCCTGCTGCGCCGCAGGGGGGTATGGCAGCGCTCAACATGA GTTTGGGCATGGTCACACCGGTGAACGATTTACGTGGATCGGATTCTATCTCGTATGACAAAGGCGAGAAGCTCCTCAGGTGCAAGCTGGCAGCGTTCTACCGGCTCACTGACCTGTTTGGCTGGTCGCAACTCATTTACAACCATCTCACA GTAAGGGTGAGCTCCGAGGAAGATCGATTCCTCATTTGCCCTTTTGGGCTCCTGTATAGTGAAGTCACCGCATCCAGCCTG GTGAAGATAGATTTGTCAGGTGACATCGTAGATCGGGGAAGCACTAACCTCGGCGTCAATGGCGCCGGCTTCAATCTGCACGCTGCCGTCTATGCTGCGCGGCCGGACGTCAAGTGCGTCGTCCATATACACACGGCTGCTGGCGCAGCG GTGTCGGCCATGAAATGCGGCCTGCTACCCATCTCACCTGAGGCTCTTGCCCTCGGTGAGGTGGCCTACCATGACTACCAAGGCATAGTGGTGGATGAGGAGGAACGAGTTGACATTCAGAAGAACTTGGGCAAAAATGCTAAG GTGCTCATCTTAAGGAACCACGGTTTGTTATCAGTTGGCGAAACTGTGGAGGAAGCTTTCTATTACATCCACAACCTGGTCAACGCATGTGAGATTCAG GTGCGAACACTGGCCAGCGCTGGAGGCCCAGATAACCTGGTGATGCTTGACCCAAGCAAGTACAAGTCCCGTCCTCGCGTTCCCGAGCCTGCCGGCGACGGGTCCACCGCCCAGCCCAAGTGGCTAGTAGGGGAGCAAGAGTTTGAGGCTCTCATGCGAATGCTCGACAACCTG GGCTATCGGACCGGCTACCCTTACCGTTGTCCGGCATTACGAGACAAAGGTAAAAAGTACAGTGACGCGGAGAGCGCTCACTTGGCCGGTTACACTTACGGCGAGGACAGCGACTCGGGCGCTCGCTCCCCAATGAAACACAGCTTCCAGCGCGGCCAGCGCGACAAGACCCGTTGGCTCAATGCCGGCGGTCGGCCCGACGAGCCCGGCGAGGACGGGCCCGACGGCGGAAGCCCCAAGTCGAAGCCTAAGGTGTGGACGAACATAACACACGATCACGTCAAACCCTTGCTGCAGTCTCTCTCGTCCGGTGTCTGCGTGCCAAGCTGTATAACCAACTGCTTG TGGACTAAAGAGGATGGAATGCGACAGGCCGCCGTGGCCAATCAGTTCATCCCGTTGAACACCAATCCCAAAGAAGTGCTGGAAATGAGGAATAAG ATCCGCGAGCAGAATCTGCAGGACATTAAGACTGCCGGACCTCAGTCTCAGGTTCTGTGCGTTGGCTCAGTGGTGGAGCGCAACTTTCAGCAG GACGCCCCTCTGTCTGACTGTACAGACACTATTGACGGCCTCGATGCCTCGGAGGGGTCCTATAGTCCTGCTAGATCTATTAGAAAG GGAGAACTGGTGACCGCGTCCAAGGCCATCATTGAGAAGGAGTACCAGCCCAAGGTGATTGTCAGCAAGCAGGGGCCCAACCCCTTCAACAAGCTCACCGACCAAGAGCTGGACGAGTATCGTCGAGAGGTAGAGCTGAAGCAGAAAGGACCTGAAG ATCAAGAGTTGGAGGAACCAGAGGAAGAGGCCAAAGACCCAAAGGCCACCTGTACACCACCCAGCACTCCAGTCAGGGCAGAGGAAG ATGCCTCCTTCACCAG GGTGGAAATGATCAAAGGAATGGCACTTATTAAGATTTTGCTGTTTAAATAA
- the add1 gene encoding alpha-adducin isoform X20 has protein sequence MNGDSGAGVVTAHPPATAPHKERYFDRAVDESSPEYQRERNMAPALRQDFNMMEQKKRVSMILQSPVFCDELESMIQDQLKKGKTPTSLLALQQIADFMTTSMPAMCPAAPQGGMAALNMSLGMVTPVNDLRGSDSISYDKGEKLLRCKLAAFYRLTDLFGWSQLIYNHLTVRVSSEEDRFLICPFGLLYSEVTASSLVKIDLSGDIVDRGSTNLGVNGAGFNLHAAVYAARPDVKCVVHIHTAAGAAVSAMKCGLLPISPEALALGEVAYHDYQGIVVDEEERVDIQKNLGKNAKVLILRNHGLLSVGETVEEAFYYIHNLVNACEIQVRTLASAGGPDNLVMLDPSKYKSRPRVPEPAGDGSTAQPKWLVGEQEFEALMRMLDNLGYRTGYPYRCPALRDKGKKYSDAESAHLAGYTYGEDSDSGARSPMKHSFQRGQRDKTRWLNAGGRPDEPGEDGPDGGSPKSKPKVWTNITHDHVKPLLQSLSSGVCVPSCITNCLWTKEDGMRQAAVANQFIPLNTNPKEVLEMRNKIREQNLQDIKTAGPQSQVLCVGSVVERNFQQDAPLSDCTDTIDGLDASEGSYSPARSIRKGELVTASKAIIEKEYQPKVIVSKQGPNPFNKLTDQELDEYRREVELKQKGPEDQELEEPEEEAKDPKATCTPPSTPVRAEEGWK, from the exons ATGAACGGCGACTCAGGTGCCGGTGTGGTGACGGCCCACCCTCCCGCCACCGCCCCCCACAAGGAGCGCTACTTTGACCGGGCGGTGGACGAGAGCAGCCCCGAGTACCAGCGGGAAAGAAACATGGCGCCCGCCCTGCGCCAGGACTTCAACATGATGGAACAGAAGAAGCGAGTCTCCATGATCCTCCAGAGCCCG GTGTTCTGCGACGAGCTGGAGTCCATGATCCAAGATCAACTGAAGAAAGGCAAGACACCCACCAGCCTGCTGGCCCTGCAGCAGATTGCCGACTTCATGACCACCAGCATGCCCGCCATGTGTCCTGCTGCGCCGCAGGGGGGTATGGCAGCGCTCAACATGA GTTTGGGCATGGTCACACCGGTGAACGATTTACGTGGATCGGATTCTATCTCGTATGACAAAGGCGAGAAGCTCCTCAGGTGCAAGCTGGCAGCGTTCTACCGGCTCACTGACCTGTTTGGCTGGTCGCAACTCATTTACAACCATCTCACA GTAAGGGTGAGCTCCGAGGAAGATCGATTCCTCATTTGCCCTTTTGGGCTCCTGTATAGTGAAGTCACCGCATCCAGCCTG GTGAAGATAGATTTGTCAGGTGACATCGTAGATCGGGGAAGCACTAACCTCGGCGTCAATGGCGCCGGCTTCAATCTGCACGCTGCCGTCTATGCTGCGCGGCCGGACGTCAAGTGCGTCGTCCATATACACACGGCTGCTGGCGCAGCG GTGTCGGCCATGAAATGCGGCCTGCTACCCATCTCACCTGAGGCTCTTGCCCTCGGTGAGGTGGCCTACCATGACTACCAAGGCATAGTGGTGGATGAGGAGGAACGAGTTGACATTCAGAAGAACTTGGGCAAAAATGCTAAG GTGCTCATCTTAAGGAACCACGGTTTGTTATCAGTTGGCGAAACTGTGGAGGAAGCTTTCTATTACATCCACAACCTGGTCAACGCATGTGAGATTCAG GTGCGAACACTGGCCAGCGCTGGAGGCCCAGATAACCTGGTGATGCTTGACCCAAGCAAGTACAAGTCCCGTCCTCGCGTTCCCGAGCCTGCCGGCGACGGGTCCACCGCCCAGCCCAAGTGGCTAGTAGGGGAGCAAGAGTTTGAGGCTCTCATGCGAATGCTCGACAACCTG GGCTATCGGACCGGCTACCCTTACCGTTGTCCGGCATTACGAGACAAAGGTAAAAAGTACAGTGACGCGGAGAGCGCTCACTTGGCCGGTTACACTTACGGCGAGGACAGCGACTCGGGCGCTCGCTCCCCAATGAAACACAGCTTCCAGCGCGGCCAGCGCGACAAGACCCGTTGGCTCAATGCCGGCGGTCGGCCCGACGAGCCCGGCGAGGACGGGCCCGACGGCGGAAGCCCCAAGTCGAAGCCTAAGGTGTGGACGAACATAACACACGATCACGTCAAACCCTTGCTGCAGTCTCTCTCGTCCGGTGTCTGCGTGCCAAGCTGTATAACCAACTGCTTG TGGACTAAAGAGGATGGAATGCGACAGGCCGCCGTGGCCAATCAGTTCATCCCGTTGAACACCAATCCCAAAGAAGTGCTGGAAATGAGGAATAAG ATCCGCGAGCAGAATCTGCAGGACATTAAGACTGCCGGACCTCAGTCTCAGGTTCTGTGCGTTGGCTCAGTGGTGGAGCGCAACTTTCAGCAG GACGCCCCTCTGTCTGACTGTACAGACACTATTGACGGCCTCGATGCCTCGGAGGGGTCCTATAGTCCTGCTAGATCTATTAGAAAG GGAGAACTGGTGACCGCGTCCAAGGCCATCATTGAGAAGGAGTACCAGCCCAAGGTGATTGTCAGCAAGCAGGGGCCCAACCCCTTCAACAAGCTCACCGACCAAGAGCTGGACGAGTATCGTCGAGAGGTAGAGCTGAAGCAGAAAGGACCTGAAG ATCAAGAGTTGGAGGAACCAGAGGAAGAGGCCAAAGACCCAAAGGCCACCTGTACACCACCCAGCACTCCAGTCAGGGCAGAGGAAG GGTGGAAATGA
- the add1 gene encoding alpha-adducin isoform X11 gives MNGDSGAGVVTAHPPATAPHKERYFDRAVDESSPEYQRERNMAPALRQDFNMMEQKKRVSMILQSPVFCDELESMIQDQLKKGKTPTSLLALQQIADFMTTSMPAMCPAAPQGGMAALNMSLGMVTPVNDLRGSDSISYDKGEKLLRCKLAAFYRLTDLFGWSQLIYNHLTVRVSSEEDRFLICPFGLLYSEVTASSLVKIDLSGDIVDRGSTNLGVNGAGFNLHAAVYAARPDVKCVVHIHTAAGAAVSAMKCGLLPISPEALALGEVAYHDYQGIVVDEEERVDIQKNLGKNAKVLILRNHGLLSVGETVEEAFYYIHNLVNACEIQVRTLASAGGPDNLVMLDPSKYKSRPRVPEPAGDGSTAQPKWLVGEQEFEALMRMLDNLGYRTGYPYRCPALRDKGKKYSDAESAHLAGYTYGEDSDSGARSPMKHSFQRGQRDKTRWLNAGGRPDEPGEDGPDGGSPKSKPKVWTNITHDHVKPLLQSLSSGVCVPSCITNCLWTKEDGMRQAAVANQFIPLNTNPKEVLEMRNKIREQNLQDIKTAGPQSQVLCVGSVVERNFQQDAPLSDCTDTIDGLDASEGSYSPARSIRKGELVTASKAIIEKEYQPKVIVSKQGPNPFNKLTDQELDEYRREVELKQKGPEVQDEGDCKAALSSELESVLTVEAPVPPPVLSEPGTATASGQGPPPLGLVDAVHPDSPHKEFHCAVLRALSKEPMEANQAEDQELEEPEEEAKDPKATCTPPSTPVRAEEGWK, from the exons ATGAACGGCGACTCAGGTGCCGGTGTGGTGACGGCCCACCCTCCCGCCACCGCCCCCCACAAGGAGCGCTACTTTGACCGGGCGGTGGACGAGAGCAGCCCCGAGTACCAGCGGGAAAGAAACATGGCGCCCGCCCTGCGCCAGGACTTCAACATGATGGAACAGAAGAAGCGAGTCTCCATGATCCTCCAGAGCCCG GTGTTCTGCGACGAGCTGGAGTCCATGATCCAAGATCAACTGAAGAAAGGCAAGACACCCACCAGCCTGCTGGCCCTGCAGCAGATTGCCGACTTCATGACCACCAGCATGCCCGCCATGTGTCCTGCTGCGCCGCAGGGGGGTATGGCAGCGCTCAACATGA GTTTGGGCATGGTCACACCGGTGAACGATTTACGTGGATCGGATTCTATCTCGTATGACAAAGGCGAGAAGCTCCTCAGGTGCAAGCTGGCAGCGTTCTACCGGCTCACTGACCTGTTTGGCTGGTCGCAACTCATTTACAACCATCTCACA GTAAGGGTGAGCTCCGAGGAAGATCGATTCCTCATTTGCCCTTTTGGGCTCCTGTATAGTGAAGTCACCGCATCCAGCCTG GTGAAGATAGATTTGTCAGGTGACATCGTAGATCGGGGAAGCACTAACCTCGGCGTCAATGGCGCCGGCTTCAATCTGCACGCTGCCGTCTATGCTGCGCGGCCGGACGTCAAGTGCGTCGTCCATATACACACGGCTGCTGGCGCAGCG GTGTCGGCCATGAAATGCGGCCTGCTACCCATCTCACCTGAGGCTCTTGCCCTCGGTGAGGTGGCCTACCATGACTACCAAGGCATAGTGGTGGATGAGGAGGAACGAGTTGACATTCAGAAGAACTTGGGCAAAAATGCTAAG GTGCTCATCTTAAGGAACCACGGTTTGTTATCAGTTGGCGAAACTGTGGAGGAAGCTTTCTATTACATCCACAACCTGGTCAACGCATGTGAGATTCAG GTGCGAACACTGGCCAGCGCTGGAGGCCCAGATAACCTGGTGATGCTTGACCCAAGCAAGTACAAGTCCCGTCCTCGCGTTCCCGAGCCTGCCGGCGACGGGTCCACCGCCCAGCCCAAGTGGCTAGTAGGGGAGCAAGAGTTTGAGGCTCTCATGCGAATGCTCGACAACCTG GGCTATCGGACCGGCTACCCTTACCGTTGTCCGGCATTACGAGACAAAGGTAAAAAGTACAGTGACGCGGAGAGCGCTCACTTGGCCGGTTACACTTACGGCGAGGACAGCGACTCGGGCGCTCGCTCCCCAATGAAACACAGCTTCCAGCGCGGCCAGCGCGACAAGACCCGTTGGCTCAATGCCGGCGGTCGGCCCGACGAGCCCGGCGAGGACGGGCCCGACGGCGGAAGCCCCAAGTCGAAGCCTAAGGTGTGGACGAACATAACACACGATCACGTCAAACCCTTGCTGCAGTCTCTCTCGTCCGGTGTCTGCGTGCCAAGCTGTATAACCAACTGCTTG TGGACTAAAGAGGATGGAATGCGACAGGCCGCCGTGGCCAATCAGTTCATCCCGTTGAACACCAATCCCAAAGAAGTGCTGGAAATGAGGAATAAG ATCCGCGAGCAGAATCTGCAGGACATTAAGACTGCCGGACCTCAGTCTCAGGTTCTGTGCGTTGGCTCAGTGGTGGAGCGCAACTTTCAGCAG GACGCCCCTCTGTCTGACTGTACAGACACTATTGACGGCCTCGATGCCTCGGAGGGGTCCTATAGTCCTGCTAGATCTATTAGAAAG GGAGAACTGGTGACCGCGTCCAAGGCCATCATTGAGAAGGAGTACCAGCCCAAGGTGATTGTCAGCAAGCAGGGGCCCAACCCCTTCAACAAGCTCACCGACCAAGAGCTGGACGAGTATCGTCGAGAGGTAGAGCTGAAGCAGAAAGGACCTGAAG TGCAGGATGAAGGTGATTGCAAGGCCGCACTCTCCTCCGAGCTGGAAAGCGTGCTGACGGTCGAAGCCCCAGTTCCCCCTCCCGTGTTATCTGAACCCGGCACGGCAACAGCCTCCGGGCAGGGGCCCCCGCCCCTTGGCCTTGTGGATGCAGTCCACCCGGACTCTCCTCATAAGGAGTTCCACTGCGCCGTGCTGCGAGCCCTCAGCAAGGAGCCGATGGAGGCGAATCAGGCTGAAG ATCAAGAGTTGGAGGAACCAGAGGAAGAGGCCAAAGACCCAAAGGCCACCTGTACACCACCCAGCACTCCAGTCAGGGCAGAGGAAG GGTGGAAATGA